Part of the Nitrospinota bacterium genome, AACTTTCAGTTTTCCTTCCCGTCCTGCACGACGCGAAGCCTCAGGGTATCTTTTCGCGCCTTCAATAATACGTTGAACCTGGCTGATATAGCCCTTTAAAGCGCCTCTATCGACAATGTTTGGCACTCCTCTTGGTCCTGGCATGGAAGATAATGACGCCAGTTTTAATCCTGATTGTACTGGCGATACCCTGCTGGCCCCCCTGGAAGACGAAGAGCCGCCCGATGATCGCACGATTGGCTTTGGCAATCTACCAGGTTTAAAAGAGCTTGAACTTTGCACCATTGCCATCCTGGACGTGGATTTGGAAGACGACTTGCCCGTTGGTGATCGCTGGATCAGTTTCGGCAGGGTGTGAGCTCTGACATGCCTGTTTCCCTGGACCATGGCCATTCTTGTGTTGTTTTTTGCTGTAGGGGTGTTGTTGACAGATGTAAAAGATCGTGCAGATGGGATACTGTGGGCGACCCGTTTACTCATAGTTGCACTGGAGCTATGCCTGGTAACGGACTGAAGTATGGGCGCCCTGTGCATTTGCACTTGCCTTGGAGTAACATTTTGAATGACAGGTTGTACCGTCCTTATTTGTTGTACCATTGTTTTTGGTTGTACAACAGGCATTGGCTGAGGTTTAAGGCTTGCAACCTTGATTTCCTGCTTAACGATCTCTTTGCGAATTTTTTTCTTTTCGACGGGTGGGGGAGCTTTTCTTTTAACGAACTCCAGTTTATAGGTTTTTTGTTCAACGATACTTTTGTTGAGGTTCAACAAAAAACCTCCTGCACCAACTGTGAACAGGACATGCAACCCCAGCGAACCAACCAGGGGATACAATGCAGATTTTTTTTGAATTGTAATTGCGTTCATTTTTATGAATCTGTTTCTGCTTGTTCGGTCGCCAGCATGAAATCTTCGGCACCGGATTGTTTGGCAATTGCGATCACCTGGCCAAACACATCAAACTCTATTTCCTTGTCTGCGTGAATGCCGATCACAGTTTTTTTATCGCTATTGACTTTCTGTTCCAAAAGCCCCGGAAGGGAGTCCAGCGTGACGGCAATGCCATCCAGCAGAACATCACCATTCCTGTCAATGGTCATTGTTAAATATTGTTTATTACTTTTTTCAGCGGTCTTGGCCTCAGGCAGTTCGATTTTTCTGCTGTCCTTCGTCGGTGTCGTGGCCGTCAACATAAAAAAGATCAATAACAGGAAGACAACATTGATCATCGGAATCATGTCGAGCTTGAACGGTTTCTTGTCTTTATATGGGAGTTTGATCATTATTTTATGATAGAAAAGTTTTCTGCACCCGCATCACGTGAAACATCCAGCACTTTTGCAAACAGTCCATATTTAACTTTTGGTGCTGAATCGATGATCACAAGCTTGTTGTCCCTGTTTTGTAATTCAGTAGCCAATGTATCTTTGAGAGAATCGATTTGAATCGCTTGATCATTTAACTTGAGGTTGCCGTTAATACCTATAGTTACTATTAAATCTTTTATCGCATTTTCCTGTCGGTTCTCTTCGCCTTCTGGCAGGCTGAGAGCCATACCTTGTCCTTGTATAGCGAAGGTCAGCATGAAAAAAATCAGGAGCAGGAACACAACGTCAATCAATGGAGTCATGTCCACTTCGAAGCGTTTTCGTTTTGACGCTAAACTTAACATGATGGGGTATTAAGCTCTCTGTCTGGCAAGTTCGGGTTGGTTGCCTGCTTTTAATGATCCATTACCATTAACATGGCCGNNNNNNNNNNNNNNNNNNNNNNNNNNNNNNNNNNNNNNNNNNNNNNNNNNNNNNNNNNNNNNNNNNNNNNNNNNNNNNNNNNNNNNNNNNNNNNNNNNTTCTTCCTGTCCATTAACGGTTAACTTCTCTTCAAGTTTCCAAAGAGGTTCATTGCGTGCTTCAACACCAACCGCCAACATTCTTGATACAGGACCGTCATCGAATTTTCCTGAATCGATTTTGCCGGTTTTTTTGTCATCACTCACCAAATCTTTGATAGCCGCTAAAATATCGTCAGGATTTTCGTTGCTTTTTTTGAAATAAATCAATCTTTCGATAATGATAGTGAGTGCAATGACGGATGCCAGGAAAATGGGGTACATCATGAAGCCCCCTTTACCCATCAATTCAATTCCGGAAAAAAATGTATCAATCATATTTTGTTATTAACCTGATTTATGCAGACAATAAAATTCCTTTGGATTCTTAATGCATCACTCACCCTAAGCAGTGAGTAATCAGAACCCACCTTTAATTTTTGAAAATGATTTTCAATTTTGAGTAGTATATGGAAAATTAATGAGTTATGTCAATCTCTTATTAGGTATTTGGGGCTGATTTTTGCTGACAGGGAAGGTCTGAATAAATAAATATTTGAAAGTTAAGGACTTAATTAGGATGGGATTAAGGAATGCAAGCTCAACCTGAAAACCTCAGATCCATACAAACTGAGAAGGTTTATCAACTTGTACTCCAAAACTTGTCAATTTCATGACTGTGCGGCGAGTTGTCCACAAGCGCCAAGAATGTCGGTCGCACGGTTTTCTCGGATGAAGGCAGAAAAATTATGTTCGATGAGATAATTTTGAAACTTCAAAACTCTTTGGCGCGATGGCGGCCTGTATTCAGAAGAATCAAAAGCATTAAATGAAATCAGGTTTATCTTGCAAGGCACTCCTCTCAGTAGTTTTACAAGTCTTACTGCATCTTCATCTGAATCGTTGATGCCTTCCAGCAAGACATACTCGATGGTATGGCGCCTTTGGGGTTTGAGAGGGTAGTGTTTAAGACAGTCTATTAATTTTTCGATGGGATATTTTTTGTTGATAGGCATTAAACGATCGCGAGTGGTGTTGTCTGAAGCGTTGAGCGATATAGCAAGGTTTATATGGATATCTTCATTTTGAAATGCCTTGATTTTTTCAACCAGTCCTGAAGTGGATACCGTGACTTTTCGGGTTGACAGTTTCATGGCTTCTGGCGAGGTCATGAGACGCAATGCATCCACTACCGGACGAAAGTTGTCTAGCGGTTCCCCCATTCCCATAAAAACAACATTTGTGATTTGATCTTTTTCTTCCAACTCCTGGTTGATGGCAATGTGCTGACCTATAATTTCACCAGCCGTTAAATTTCTTTTCAGACCGAGACTAGCTGTTAAACAAAACGAACAATTTAACCGGCAGCCAACTTGAGTGGAGAGGCATAAAGTTTTTCTGGAGTCAGACGGCATCCAGACACTCTCTACAACCTCTCCATCATCCAGCTCCAACAAGTATTTAATGGATCCATCTTCTGAATGGGTTCGGTACTTGATTTCAGGAAGTGAAAAATAGAAATGCTCAGACAGTTTCATTCGTAGTGACTTGGAGATATTACTCATCTCGCTAAAGTCGCGACAATTATTATGATAAACCCAGGTGAACACCTGCTGGGCTCTATAGGGCTCAACCCCCCAACTTGAAAAAATTCCTTTAAGGTCTGTTTCAGTGGTTCCAAAAAAGTTTTGAGCTTGTAGTTTGTGAAGTGGATTCATAAAGATCTGATAAGAAAAACTAAACCCTAAAAAATAAAAATATAGGAAAGTTTTGCCGAGCTATCAATTCATAAATAAATAATAATCGTTTTAACCAACATAACTTATTGAAAAACAAATAACTAGATCTTTCAGACGCTTACGATGCTTTTTCCCGGTTGCAACGTCTATAAAAAGGCGATATTTTTATATCCTCTTGATATTTAGGCCGTCTAAACACCTTGCATGACTTGGCATAAAACCTGAATACAGAAGATTCTATGCAATTAGCTGAATGTTATAAGATCCTGAATGTGCTTCCAGGGGAAGAATGGCATAAAGTGCGCAAATCATACCACTCCCTTGCCCGGCAACTCCATCCCGATATCAACCAATCCAAATCTCATTTTGATGATTCAAGGCTGAAACAAATAAATCAGGCTTTTGCAAAGCTCGAAACTCATTATAAAGCTAGTGGTTTGTCTGTCTATCAGGAAAAAGGTGGTCGGGAACAGACTAATTGGAAGAGATGGATTAAAGTTGTTTCCAGTAATCCTGCTGTTCAGTCAGCGATTAATGCGAGTTTGAACTTGCTTGAAAATTTAGATGATAAAGTTTTTCAGTTGGACATTCATAAAGACATAAAATTATCCAGGTCTATTCTTCAAAAAGGTGGAAGTCTAAATTTGAAATCTGGCAAAGAGCGCATTGAGGTCAAGATTCCTTCTGGTGAATGGAATCAAATGTCACTGAAAATTGAAGGAAAGGGAGAGAGCAGCCTGTTTTCTAAAAGGCGAGGGGACTTGATTTTGAACCTTCATGTGCCCAGTTCATTCGCTCCAGGCCTTGAAAACTCATGCTTTTCTTACGAAATGAAAATACCGTCTGATCAA contains:
- a CDS encoding TonB family protein codes for the protein MNAITIQKKSALYPLVGSLGLHVLFTVGAGGFLLNLNKSIVEQKTYKLEFVKRKAPPPVEKKKIRKEIVKQEIKVASLKPQPMPVVQPKTMVQQIRTVQPVIQNVTPRQVQMHRAPILQSVTRHSSSATMSKRVAHSIPSARSFTSVNNTPTAKNNTRMAMVQGNRHVRAHTLPKLIQRSPTGKSSSKSTSRMAMVQSSSSFKPGRLPKPIVRSSGGSSSSRGASRVSPVQSGLKLASLSSMPGPRGVPNIVDRGALKGYISQVQRIIEGAKRYPEASRRAGREGKLKVQFTIFRSGEVDNIKLLTQTPYANLNREAMAAIRRAAPFTGFPASLTEQSVQVILPFRFELN
- a CDS encoding biopolymer transporter ExbD, with the translated sequence MIKLPYKDKKPFKLDMIPMINVVFLLLIFFMLTATTPTKDSRKIELPEAKTAEKSNKQYLTMTIDRNGDVLLDGIAVTLDSLPGLLEQKVNSDKKTVIGIHADKEIEFDVFGQVIAIAKQSGAEDFMLATEQAETDS
- a CDS encoding biopolymer transporter ExbD — encoded protein: MLSLASKRKRFEVDMTPLIDVVFLLLIFFMLTFAIQGQGMALSLPEGEENRQENAIKDLIVTIGINGNLKLNDQAIQIDSLKDTLATELQNRDNKLVIIDSAPKVKYGLFAKVLDVSRDAGAENFSIIK
- the rlmN gene encoding 23S rRNA (adenine(2503)-C(2))-methyltransferase RlmN, producing MNPLHKLQAQNFFGTTETDLKGIFSSWGVEPYRAQQVFTWVYHNNCRDFSEMSNISKSLRMKLSEHFYFSLPEIKYRTHSEDGSIKYLLELDDGEVVESVWMPSDSRKTLCLSTQVGCRLNCSFCLTASLGLKRNLTAGEIIGQHIAINQELEEKDQITNVVFMGMGEPLDNFRPVVDALRLMTSPEAMKLSTRKVTVSTSGLVEKIKAFQNEDIHINLAISLNASDNTTRDRLMPINKKYPIEKLIDCLKHYPLKPQRRHTIEYVLLEGINDSDEDAVRLVKLLRGVPCKINLISFNAFDSSEYRPPSRQRVLKFQNYLIEHNFSAFIRENRATDILGACGQLAAQS
- a CDS encoding DnaJ domain-containing protein gives rise to the protein MQLAECYKILNVLPGEEWHKVRKSYHSLARQLHPDINQSKSHFDDSRLKQINQAFAKLETHYKASGLSVYQEKGGREQTNWKRWIKVVSSNPAVQSAINASLNLLENLDDKVFQLDIHKDIKLSRSILQKGGSLNLKSGKERIEVKIPSGEWNQMSLKIEGKGESSLFSKRRGDLILNLHVPSSFAPGLENSCFSYEMKIPSDQIADKKVLTLNSSEGPIKFVLPIDTRDGQTFTLRSGGSHNVLHRLTVRLD